A genomic stretch from Halichoerus grypus chromosome 7, mHalGry1.hap1.1, whole genome shotgun sequence includes:
- the LOC118552007 gene encoding C4b-binding protein alpha chain-like — protein sequence MNPRAPNGILHRKEKMAAQPLSRLWRVSDPTLFQMTLVAALMAPVLGTCGPPPNLYFASLTTELNGTYFNSGTVLKYTCRPGYSKVNFLSQVVTCQRNTWRYSEFCVKKRCRNPGELQNGRVIAKTDHFFGSHLEFVCSEGYILIGPTTSNCEIQDKGVDWSDPLPLCVSAKCKPPPDISNGRHNGGDEDFYTYGSSVTYRCDPNFSMIGKASISCTVENKTVGVWNPSPPTCKKIVCPKPEVKNGNVISGFRTIYTYQNSMVFDCEEGFILKGSSLIHCGENNDWDPPPPICELNSCTDLPSIPNAYWERYNNHVPTKERIYDIGTVLRYRCYPGYEPALDGSTTVTCQRNLTWTPHIGCNEICCPIPDLENGEIISKSTRSVNSCVYFYRDTVFYMCYKKYRFEARCEEDGTWNPKTPTCDKNCDFPPDVAHGHYEEVKGFRVFTQNEVIYKCDKGYTLVGEAKLSCSSLGWIPAVPQCKALCPKPEIAHAKLSMDEDQYLQTTNVTIQCDSGYKLDGPQNITCSENRTWYPGVPKCEWVVPEGCEHVQKGRKAMQCLPNPADVKMAMELYKLSLEIEQLELQIDKAKKYTMESSL from the exons ATGAACCCCAGAGCTCCAAATGGGATCCttcatagaaaagagaaaatggcagcCCAGCCCTTGTCTAGGCTATGGAGAGTCTCTGATCCAACTCTGTTCCAAATGACCTTGGTCGCTGCTCTCATGGCTCCTGTTCTTG GAACTTGTGGTCCCCCACCGAATTTATACTTTGCTTCTTTAACAACTGAGTTGAATGGGACATACTTCAACAGTGGAACTGTCCTGAAATACACATGCCGTCCTGGCTACAGTAAGGTTAATTTTTTAAGTCAGGTTGTTACCTGTCAACGTAACACATGGAGATACAGTGAATTCTGTGTCA AGAAACGATGCAGAAACCCAGGAGAATTACAAAATGGGAGAGTGATAGCTAAGACAGATCATTTCTTTGGATCACACTTAGAATTCGTTTGTTCAGAAGG atatattttaattGGCCCAACCACTAGTAACTGTGAGATCCAAGATAAAGGAGTTGATTGGAGTGATCCTCTCCCACTATGTGTAA GTGCTAAATGCAAGCCTCCTCCAGACATCAGCAATGGGAGGCACAACGGTGGAGACGAAGATTTCTACACATATGGCTCTTCTGTCACCTACAGATGTGACCCCAACTTCTCAATGATAGGCAAAGCCTCCATTTCTTGCACAGTGGAAAATAAGACAGTAGGTGTCTGGAACCCAAGTCCTCCTACTTGTaaaa AAATCGTCTGTCCAAAACCAGAGGTTAAAAATGGAAACGTAATCTCTGGATTTAGAACCATCTATACTTACCAAAACTCCATGGTATTTGACTGCGAGGAAGGTTTTATTCTCAAAGGAAGCAGTTTAATCCATTGTGGGGAAAATAATGACTGGGATCCTCCTCCTCCCATCTGTGAGCTCA ATAGTTGTACTGACTTACCAAGCATCCCAAATGCCTACTGGGAAAGATACAACAACCACGTGCCGACAAAAGAGCGAATATATGATATTGGAACTGTGTTGAGGTACAGGTGTTATCCTGGTTATGAGCCTGCTTTGGATGGGTCTACCACTGTGACTTGTCAGAGAAATCTGACTTGGACCCCACACATAGGATGTAACG aGATATGTTGCCCAATACCAGACCTGGAGAATGgtgaaatcatttcaaaaagcACTAGATCTGTGAATAGCTGTGTTTATTTCTACAGAGACACAGTTTTTTATATGTGTTATAAGAAATATCGGTTTGAAGCTAGGTGCGAAGAAGATGGCACATGGAATCCCAAAACACCAACATGTGATAAGA ATTGTGATTTTCCTCCTGATGTTGCCCACGGACATTATGAAGAAGTTAAAGGATTCCGTGTATTCACACAAAATGAAGTGATATATAAATGTGACAAAGGATACACTCTGGTTGGAGAGGCCAAACTCTCTTGCAGTTCTTTAGGCTGGATACCTGCAGTTCCTCAATGTAAAG CTCTGTGTCCAAAACCAGAAATAGCCCATGCAAAGCTGTCCATGGATGAGGATCAGTATCTTCAAACTACAAATGTCACCATCCAGTGTGACTCTGGCTATAAATTGGATGGTCCCCAAAATATCACTTGCTCAGAGAACAGAACCTGGTACCCTGGGGTGCCCAAGTGCGAGTGG GTGGTCCCTGAAGGCTGTGAACATGTCCAGAAAGGCAGAAAGGCCATGCAGTGTCTCCCCAACCCAGCAGATGTGAAAATGGCCATGGAGCTGTATAAATTGTCTTTGGAGATTGAACAACTGGAACTACAGATAGACAAGGCAAAGAAATATACTATGGAGTCATCACTATAA